CCACACCTTAACCTAACTGTAAGTATCCACCTGAACTGCCATTCTGTTTCAATATTATTATCAACTATCGTTCGTATCGCTAATACCCCCAAAActcttttttgttgattttaacGTATTTAAAATCTGATTGGTGCAAATCACCATTGCAAAATGTGCCGCCATATTCAAATGAGTGCGAAGAGCACTGACCAAAAACAAGAGCAGAAGACATCGATCTCTCATTCAAAATAGAAATTGCTCTAACTTTGACAAAAGTCGATCAAAGTAAGACACTGATTGaggtaaaaaatgttttagggcctttaaatgtgtgttaaaaaaataaataaagtaaaagtaaattcACAGGCATAATGCAGTGGTCAACACCGGACAGATCGATTGAGGTATTCTTGTCTGACACTTTCAGAGCAAGGCTACGGTGTATCCCACAAGAGGACTGACCCGGGGTGCTGCTCTCCAGAGGGTACAGGGAGATTAGTGCGCCGCTCCTGGACCCCTGCCAGGGTTTAATGGAGCAGTAGTAAATTGACAGAGATGCTTGTCGGCCAACAAAGGCCCAAAAAACACCCAGGCTTTACTTAAAAACTGGGACAGGCTGATTTAAGCGGTTTCAGATCCAAATGATTAAATGCCGGTTATGAAATTAATTCAGATTAACTACAAAAGCACTGATCCAAcgaaaaaaaaggcaaggaaGTATATCCTGATTCACACAATCACAATGTATTCGCGGTTGGAGTTTATGCTTTCCGGTAATGTCTGTTGGCCGCAAGTCAAGAATGTGGACAACAGGGGTCGGCTAGGTGGTAGGGCAGGGGTGGGGGAGATCGGCCGCGCTCTGAATTCCCATGAATCACTTGGTGCGCTGACCATTAGGTGCTAGAATTTGAGTTGACCTGGGAAGGCGCCGTATCCTGTTGCTAATAAATTGGAGCAATACATGCTATGACTCTCTCATGGCAAAATCCCACAAGGGTAAATATCAATTCAGCCGCAGAATGGAAAAGTTCAACAACTATTGGAGGGACTGCTATGAAATCTGTTACAGACATTCACTCTGAGGCTGAAGCTACTGTAGCTTCAGCCTCAGAGCAGCCTGACCTGTACCACAAGAATCTAAAGTGTGGAACTTGTTCAACCTGAGGTGggacaacatgcaaacatgtTGCAATGTGTCGCACCAGTGAAGAGGTTAAAAACTTAACACTATGCGCCGAGGGGCAATAAAAGAACAACATCAAACGAACACAAGGTTCTAAATTAATCCACCacagtttatgttttgtgtcaaattcGAGCAAGCAGGTCAAAACCCTTGACCTGTGCTGCAACCATTGTGGAAAAGATTATGTTCAACATAGTGTGATGTAAAGCAAGTGACCCCGCGTGCCCTTTCCGTGACTCCTAAGTAACATCTAGGAACtaaaggagagagacagcgtTTGCATTATGTGGGGTGTCATAGTGTGATGGAAGCACCCGCCCTGCTCTAATCCTCACCACTTAAGAGCCTTGGCAGTATCTACTTAAAGGCACATTATGCAGGAAATGCTATGCAAATGGATTGTTTATCGCCTCATCTCTGTGTCAGCCACTTGTTTTGTGCCCAGTGTACCACACTGATCTCTGGCTTGGGGAGGGGCATAATCTTTTAACACCTATCTGACAGATTTTTCTATTGTTGTCGGATTAGATATGAGAAACTTCAGCTAGTTGTAGTAGTgcatattcacttttttttaaaaatcccaagCAATACTTCAGGGAGACAAAGGCTCAGACAGAGTTCACCCTAAAGTGTATCTTTGCATAAATTTGCAGAAAGTCAGTCCACATGAGCGGAATGATTTTTGTTTAACTGCACGTGCATTTGGGGCCCTCCTAAGCTGTACACATCGAGAGACCCTTACTAAGCAGATTACCTCCATAAATCTATGTCAGGATACATTTTCTGCATGTCTAGTCATGCAAGGAGTGAGAGCGTGAgaatgcacgcacacaaaacatgtttacagtaaCAGATATGCATCCGAATTGACTATCTTTAGGCTCTGGGCCACGGTTCAAGTCATCAGCGCGCTGCTGACATCTGCTGCACAAGTGAAGGTACGTGCAGACCTTGTGAAGCAGTTGCGTTCGGCTGCACAATGCCTGTATTCACATTTGTAGCAGCGAAGAGCCGCTCACTGGTAGAGGAAAGAGGCTGCTACAGGAAAAGAATCTTTGCATGTCGAGATATTTAAAGACGGTTTCCTGTGTTTGACATTTACCTTGGATTAAGGAACAGCATTGTGACTCACAGCTGTCAGAGGTGTGGCATGTGAGCCGAGCTGGCAACGCGATGTGTGTTTGGGGTGAAGGGGGGCGACCAGATGTTGTCCTCTGACCATGGGGAATAAACTCTATCACTCACTCCGCAGGTGGTgggaaaaaagggggtgaaaaagggagaagagaaggagcgAGGGAGAAACAacgacaaacaggaagcagagaccTTACAACACAATGCTCGCAGAGTTTCCTGCAGGCTCAGACAGATAAGGAACAACACTTTGTTTAAAGCCGTATTTTCTCCCCCAAACGTTTCCCGCTCTCTAAAACCACAGCTCACAGTGCGTGAACAATTCTTGTGCACTACAGCTGCGACGTTGTGGAGCAGAAGATGTGGATTGTGAGTTCTTGcatttggacaaaaaaatgaaaacgaaagaaaaacaacaacaacaccccccccccccccccccttaatgtCTCAAACAATATGAGCAAGTGAATTTTATAAAAGCAAACTACATACAAGAAGACAATGGTACTGTAATAACCCTCATTACAATGTCGACGTACCACATCTGGGCAGTGGCCAGGCACAAACATGCTGTGTGATGTATAGGATCAATCTGAAGGATTGATCATGCACCTGCATCATCGTCTGCACAACTCTAGACACCATCCAAAAGGAGCTCAATAAAAAAGAGGCATTAGTACTATTCATCTTTCGATGTTGCAATTATTGCTATTACCATATTGCTATAAGTGTAATCAGTAAGCTTTATAAGATAATACCTTTATAGTCCTACTATggagacatttgttttgttacagcagcaaatggataaaacaaataagaagCACCAGTAAAATGCATTGTAAACATAGACAAATCGAAAAAATAGCAATAACGTTACACTGTATATCCTATCTACAGTGTAAATATGGAGTAGACAGGGCTGCACACGGAAGATATTAGTATTGCATAGACACaagtctatgtgtgtgtgtgtgtgtgtgtgtgtgtgtgtgtgtgtgtgtgtgtttatgaaccCAGTCACCCTGACAGACACAGGATGAAACATCATGGCACATGAAGTTTCTGCTataaacatcatcttgtgacACTCTAACAATGCCCCCCTCAGCTGTGCCCTTTGCCCTTTTACATGCGATAGTAGAGCTGCCCTTTGTGTGCCTGCAGAGCACCCAATCGGTTTTTATAGGGAAATAAAATATCTCTTTGAAATTCCTGACATATGACATTTAGGGGAGCATGGATCATGAAAGCTGTGCTGAAAAatgaccccaaaaaaatattttgtgaaatatgaaaaaaaaaacgtccattTTGATAAACAAAAACTAACAAAGGCCTGTTTTCACTCACCAATCATCGACAAGAAGAAACTGGAAGCGGTGAAAATATGAAGCACGAGGAGGGCACGAACCTGCAAAGATGACAGGGGCAACAGCTCCCTCCGCCGACCGCCGGTGGTATTACACCCGAGTGTTTAATTCATTCGGTGCAGTTCTAAAGAGCAGAGtttgcaacattttttaaatcccgCTCGCCCAATTATAGAGTTAGTGGTCCATAATAAAATTGTAATGTTGGATATGTCTGCCAGTTTTCATTTATATGGGTCAATTCATAACAAGTTTAATTTAAATAGAAGTTGTCATGAAGAAATGTATTTCTTGCTGCTACTGTACGTTTTTGCAGGTCAGATGAGCTGTCCTCTGCCAGTGGTCAGCTCCTCTTGGTGGGAGTGACTATGTAAATCTGCTTCAaagggaaacagagaaagagttTGGGGCTCACTCATCTGATTGGGCGCCTTTGTTCTTTCAAATCTCCAGCCTTTATTGGCACCAGCAGGCCCTTGGGGGAGAAGGCATCTTTTACAGTAACAACTGCACTCCTGCATGGACCTGCTTGGATAATGGAGAGGAAAGATGGCACAGGCCTCTCAGAGACATGAAAAACCAAACAGGCCGCGGGAAGAGCTGAGCTGCATGCTGGTTGGTGATGGAGCGGTGGGAAAGACCAGCATGATTATCAGCTACATCTTCAATGGATACAACAGCGAGTACAGGCAAACTGCTTTTGATGTTTTTACTGGTAAGAAAAAGGTTTATTTCTTCTGTATATGCCATCAGCTGCATGACTCTGCAATAAAACTAAATGCTTATTTCTACTTGACCTCCAGGTGTGGTTCATGTGAATGGCACCCCAACTCGTATCAAACTGATAGATACAGCCGGACAGGTACATAATCCACACCACACAATCATTTATTCAGCATTTAATCTTTAGTCCTCTGATCCTCGCCTCTCATCATTTGATCTGCCAGGAGGAGTTTGGCCATCTGCGTTCTCTGTGCTATGCCCATGTGGACGTGTTCGTCCTCTGCTTCAGCCTGGTCAACCCCGTCTCCTTCGAAAACATCGCCTCCAAATGGATCCCACAGATCCGCGCGGGCAACCCGTCCTCTCCCATTGTCCTGGTTGGAACTCAGTCGGACCTTAGCCACAATGTGGAGGTCCTTGTCCATCTGGACCAGCTGGGCACCCGACCCGTGCACTTCAGCAGGGCCAGGAGGCTGGCACACAGGATCAGAGCTCATGACTATGTGGAGTGTTCGGCTCTGACGCAACACAACCTCAAACATGTGTTTGACTGTGCTGTATCTGCCGCCATTAAGCACAAGCACACGGGCACTGAATGTAAAAAGCTCAGCCTACGTAAACGCTTAAAGACTTTTTGTGTTGGTGGATGGAGGAAAATCTTCAGATACATGTGATTTGGGATCAAAGAGTGGATCCAATGTTCTCTGCTTGTTTTCAGACTTGATGACAAGCCATgcatttttattgaaatattgtgTGCACTATTAGAACAGGACCTAAACGCTGTGTTGATACCCAGGCTTAAGGTCCTGTAAGAAAGGCGATAATCAGTTTAGGGGGTTACA
The Scophthalmus maximus strain ysfricsl-2021 chromosome 15, ASM2237912v1, whole genome shotgun sequence DNA segment above includes these coding regions:
- the LOC118286627 gene encoding rho-related GTP-binding protein RhoU-like; translation: MAQASQRHEKPNRPREELSCMLVGDGAVGKTSMIISYIFNGYNSEYRQTAFDVFTGVVHVNGTPTRIKLIDTAGQEEFGHLRSLCYAHVDVFVLCFSLVNPVSFENIASKWIPQIRAGNPSSPIVLVGTQSDLSHNVEVLVHLDQLGTRPVHFSRARRLAHRIRAHDYVECSALTQHNLKHVFDCAVSAAIKHKHTGTECKKLSLRKRLKTFCVGGWRKIFRYM